One Glycine soja cultivar W05 chromosome 2, ASM419377v2, whole genome shotgun sequence genomic region harbors:
- the LOC114383852 gene encoding uncharacterized protein LOC114383852 gives MSLACLVCHSVDSPSPSHSFRSYSVSSAENEGRCHAVATCLTRKLSLPPSTLHSFLAPSSSSKVTPQPTGSSNNLIAGTPRLVRSRAVTRDRVRNWNFDEIAMES, from the coding sequence ATGAGTCTGGCATGTCTTGTGTGCCATAGTGTGGATAGTCCATCACCGTCACATTCTTTCAGGAGTTACTCTGTTTCAAGTGCAGAAAATGAAGGAAGATGTCATGCTGTTGCAACCTGCTTAACCAGGAAATTATCTCTTCCACCCTCTACATTACACTCTTTTCTtgcaccatcatcatcatccaaaGTGACCCCACAACCTACTGGTTCAAGTAACAACTTGATAGCCGGTACGCCGCGGCTTGTACGAAGCCGTGCAGTGACAAGGGACCGAGTAAGAAACTGGAATTTTGATGAAATTGCAATGGAGTCCTAG
- the LOC114369992 gene encoding protein DMP2-like: protein MSNSNSTQELILHCDDQQQQQNEDDYYDLDDYDIDESYYFYVINAILSGTARLNVLLPTVTILAFSIFAPLLTDDGECNTLNRWLMGNFLALLAVSCVFFTLTDSFRSATGRLYYGVATFRGIWTFNGGKKPRVPSDYRLRWSDLFYASLSLVSFLAFAGLHQDVVKCYYPALPRKVTNTLPLVIGFFVSVLFVVFPSKRRGIGYPFLLQRDPFYSRT from the coding sequence ATGAGTAACTCAAATAGTACTCAAGAATTGATTCTCCACTGTGATGATCAACAGCAGCAACAGAATGAGGATGATTACTATGATCTTGATGACTACGACATTGATGAATCCTACTATTTCTATGTCATCAATGCAATACTAAGTGGCACTGCTAGGCTCAATGTCCTCTTGCCAACAGTGACAATCCTTGCCTTCAGCATTTTTGCACCTCTCCTCACAGATGATGGTGAATGCAACACTTTGAACCGTTGGTTGATGGGAAACTTTTTGGCCCTTTTGGCAGTGTCATGTGTTTTCTTCACCTTAACTGATAGCTTCAGAAGTGCCACAGGAAGGTTGTACTATGGAGTGGCAACATTCAGAGGGATATGGACTTTCAATGGAGGCAAGAAGCCGCGCGTGCCGTCGGATTATAGACTAAGATGGAGTGATCTTTTCTATGCATCATTGTCCCTTGTCTCTTTTCTTGCTTTTGCAGGGTTGCATCAAGATGTTGTCAAGTGTTACTACCCAGCATTGCCTAGAAAGGTGACCAACACTCTCCCCCTTGTGAttggtttctttgtgagtgttttgtttgtTGTGTTTCCTTCCAAGAGAAGAGGCATTGGCTACCCCTTCTTGCTGCAGAGAGATCCTTTCTACTCTAGAACCTGA
- the LOC114383833 gene encoding uncharacterized protein LOC114383833 — MAMFDSIFNKGFKAAKCKTLLKLTIPRIKLLRNRREIQLKNMRREIAKLLETGQEATARIRVEHIIREENMMAAQEIIELFCELIAVRLPIIESQRECPLDLKEAISSVCFAAPRCADLPELLQVQMLFAAKYGKEFLSATTELRPDCGVNRQLIELLSIRAPSPEKKLNLLKEIAVEHDLDWDPEASETEFFKKHEDLLNGPTQFVSGSKLPLPDEKHNEEMHSTHDAPNKEQPDSDSGSDTLEFPEVPKVSVQPNANVATAPEMVTPLTMEPLEVDLDSPRHSGDFADAKQEQVEDRSSVHKDEPHTSICKTENKQFLPFISPPSVSSGSFSARHSDSPPSFSSTKSEGNVDLQDVLAAAHAAAETAERAAAAARSAASLAQLRINELTKKKSSEHVPDSSSSENPFYAGGSNESPTIIEKHFTEQNTAGNSDVHNGNDVEHHQDHYASPDSHSSSFPSFETLKEDFASSLPNDHRVLDDKSSSHQPKRLPSMDDDSYFSYPNLFTSQNSNVGSQAHSDNSRSPHSDNSRSPHDL, encoded by the exons ATGGCCATGTTCGATTCCATCTTCAACAAAGGTTTTAAGGCTGCCAAATG TAAAACATTGCTGAAGCTGACAATTCCGCGTATAAAGCTGCTAAGAAACAGACGAGAGATTCAGTTGAAGAACATGCGGCGTGAGATTGCCAAGCTACTTGAGACTGGACAAGAAGCCACAGCTCGAATTAGG GTAGAACATATAATAAGAGAGGAGAACATGATGGCTGCTCAAGAAATCATTGAACTCTTTTGTGAACTTATTGCAGTCCGCCTTCCAATTATTGAATCTCAAAG GGAATGTCCCCTTGACttgaaggaagccatatctagTGTATGTTTTGCTGCACCAAGGTGTGCAGATTTGCCAGAGTTGTTGCAGGTTCAGATGCTATTTGCTGCCAAATATGGGAAGGAATTTTTATCTGCTACGACTGAGCTCAGGCCAGACTGTGGTGTTAATCGCCAG TTGATAGAGCTGCTTTCAATTCGTGCTCCTTCACCAGAAAAGAAACTGAACCTTCTAAAAGAAATTGCTGTTGAGCATGATTTAGATTGGGATCCAGAAGCTTCAGAAACTGAGTTCTTTAAAAAGCATGAAGATTTATTG AATGGCCCCACCCAATTCGTTAGTGGGTCTAAGTTGCCCCTTCCTGATGAAAAACACAATGAAGAGATGCACTCCACTCATGATGCACCCAATAAAGAACAACCTGATTCTGATTCTGGCTCCGACACATTAGAATTTCCTGAAGTTCCTAAGGTATCAGTCCAGCCAAATGCAAATGTTGCCACAGCTCCAGAAATGGTTACACCTTTGACTATGGAACCCCTCGAGGTTGATCTTGATTCACCAAGACATTCTGGAGATTTTGCAGATGCAAAACAGGAGCAAGTTGAAGATAGATCATCAGTTCACAAAGATGAACCCCACACTTCAATTTGCAAAACGGAGAATAAACAGTTTTTGCCATTCATCTCCCCTCCATCTGTATCATCTGGATCATTTTCTGCAAGACATAGTGACTCACCTCCCTCCTTCTCAAGCACAAAATCTGAAGGCAATGTGGACTTACAGGATGTGTTGGCTGCTGCCCATGCTGCTGCTGAAACTGCTGAACGTGCAGCAGCGGCAGCTCGCAGCGCGGCCAGCCTTGCTCAACTCCGAATTAATGAGCTGACAAAGAAGAAAAGTAGTGAACATGTGCCTGACAGCAGTAGCTCTGAGAACCCGTTTTATGCTGGTGGCAGTAATGAATCTCCAACAATAATAGAAAAGCATTTCACTGAGCAAAATACTGCAGGTAACTCTGATGTCCATAATGGAAACGATGTTGAACATCACCAGGATCATTATGCTTCCccagactctcattcatcaagttTTCCCTCCTTTGAGACACTTAAGGAGGATTTTGCTTCTTCCCTACCCAATGATCATCGTGTATTGGATGACAAGTCCTCGAGTCACCAGCCTAAGAGATTACCTTCAATGGACGACGACTCGTATTTCTCATACCCCAACTTATTTACCTCTCAAAACTCTAATGTGGGATCTCAGGCTCATTCAGATAACAGCCGTTCCCCTCATTCAGATAACAGCCGTTCCCCTCATGATCTGTGA
- the LOC114383842 gene encoding adenylate kinase isoenzyme 6 homolog, which translates to MVQENGKRKKPNILVTGTPGTGKTTMCTALAEATQLRHINVGELVKEKNLHDGWDDELDCHVLNEDLVCDELEDVMEEGGNIVDYHGCDFFPERWFDCVVVLQTDNTVLYDRLSRRGYKDSKLSNNIECEIFQVLLEEAKESYSEEKLIAMKSDNIEDISRNVATLTDWVRNWSLPSQS; encoded by the exons ATGGTGCAAGAAAATGGCAAGAGGAAGAAGCCAAACATTCTGGTGACTGGGACACCGGGGACAGGAAAGACAACCATGTGCACTGCTCTAgcagaagcaacccagctccgCCACATCAATGTTGGAGAactagtcaaagaaaagaatttgCATGATGGATGGGATGATGAGCTTGATTGTCATGTTCTTAATGAAGACTTG GTCTGTGATGAACTTGAGGATGTTATGGAAGAGGGGGGAAACATTGTGGACTACCATGGCTGTGATTTCTTTCCCGAGCGTTGGTTTGATTGCGTGGTTGTACTTCAAACTGATAACACCGTTTTGTATGACCGTTTGAGTCGGAG GGGGTACAAAGATTCAAAGCTTTCGAACAATATTGAATGTGAAATCTTCCAAGTTCTGCTTGAGGAGGCTAAAGAAAGTTACTCAGAGGAGAAACTGATTGCAATGAAGAGTGATAATATAGAAGACATTAGTAGAAATGTGGCAACTCTGACAGATTGGGTCAGAAATTGGTCTTTGCCCTCACAgtcttga
- the LOC114383827 gene encoding somatic embryogenesis receptor kinase 2-like gives MERELWGSVFIYWVLLARPLWLVSANMEGDALHSLRTNLQDPNNVLQSWDPTLVNPCTWFHVTCNNDNSVIRVDLGNAVLSGQLVPQLGQLKNLQYLELYSNNISGPIPNDLGNLTNLVSLDLYLNRFSGPIPESLGKLSKLRFLRLNNNSLTGPIPMPLTNITALQVLDLSNNQLSGVVPDNGSFSLFTPISFNNNLDLCGPVTGHPCPGSPPFSPPPPFVPPSPISAPEGNSATGAIAGGVAAGAALLFAAPAIVFAWWRRRKPQEFFFDVPAEEDPEVHLGQLKRFSLRELQVATDTFSNKNILGRGGFGKVYKGRLTDGSLVAVKRLKEERTPGGELQFQTEVEMISMAVHRNLLRLRGFCMTPTERLLVYPYMANGSVASCLRERPAHQQPLDWPTRKRIALGSARGLSYLHDHCDPKIIHRDVKAANILLDEEFEAVVGDFGLAKLMDYKDTHVTTAVRGTIGHIAPEYLSTGKSSEKTDVFGYGIMLLELITGQRAFDLARLANDDDVMLLDWVKGLLKEKKLEMLVDPDLHSNYIDAEVEQLIQVALLCSQGSPMDRPKMSEVVRMLEGDGLAERWDEWQKVEVLRQEVELAPHPNSDWIVDSTENLHAVELSGPR, from the exons ATGGAGAGAGAGTTGTGGGGTTCTGTTTTCATCTATTGGGTGTTATTAGCTCGCCCATTATGGTTGGTTTCTGCTAACATGGAAG GTGACGCCTTACATAGCCTGAGGACAAATTTACAGGATCCTAACAATGTTTTGCAAAGTTGGGACCCTACACTGGTCAATCCATGCACATGGTTTCATGTAACATGCAACAATGATAATAGTGTCATAAGAGT TGATCTGGGAAATGCTGTTTTGTCTGGTCAACTTGTTCCACAGCTTGGTCAGCTCAAAAACTTACAGTATTT aGAACTTTACAGCAATAACATTAGTGGACCAATTCCAAATGACCTGGGGAATCTTACTAATTTGGTGAGCTTGGATCTGTATCTAAACCGTTTCAGTGGACCTATCCCAGAGTCATTGGGCAAGTTGTCAAAATTGCGCTTTCT CCGGCTTAACAACAACAGCCTGACTGGTCCTATTCCCATGCCACTGACTAATATTACAGCTCTCCAAGTGCT GGATTTGTCTAACAACCAACTATCAGGTGTGGTTCCCGATAATGGCTCCTTCTCATTATTCACTCCTATCAG TTTTAACAACAACTTGGACCTATGTGGCCCAGTCACTGGGCATCCTTGTCCCGGGTCTCCTCCATTTtctcctcctcccccttttGTCCCACCATCCCCAATCTCAGCTCCAG AAGGAAATAGTGCCACTGGTGCAATAGCTGGAGGAGTAGCTGCAGGTGCTGCTCTGTTATTTGCTGCTCCTGCAATTGTGTTTGCTTGGTGGCGTCGAAGGAAACCACAGGAGTTTTTCTTTGATGTGCCCG CTGAAGAGGATCCTGAAGTACACCTTGGGCAGCTTAAGAGGTTCTCATTACGAGAACTGCAAGTTGCAACAGATACTTTCAGCAATAAGAACATTCTTGGAAGGGGAGGATTTGGTAAGGTTTACAAAGGACGTTTGACTGATGGTTCACTGGTTGCTGTGAAAAGATTGAAAGAGGAGCGCACGCCTGGTGGGGAGCTTCAGTTTCAGACTGAAGTAGAGATGATTAGCATGGCTGTGCACCGAAATCTCCTCCGTTTACGTGGGTTCTGTATGACTCCTACTGAAAGGCTACTTGTATATCCTTACATGGCTAATGGTAGTGTTGCCTCATGCTTAAGAG AGCGTCCGGCACATCAACAACCCCTTGATTGGCCGACAAGGAAAAGAATAGCATTGGGATCAGCAAGGGGTCTTTCATATTTGCATGATCATTGTGACCCAAAGATTATTCATCGTGATGTAAAAGCTGCAAACATACTGTTGGACGAGGAGTTTGAGGCTGTTGTTGGAGATTTTGGGTTGGCTAAACTGATGGACTACAAGGACACCCATGTTACAACTGCTGTACGGGGCACAATTGGGCACATAGCACCAGAGTACCTGTCTACTGGTAAATCTTCAGAGAAAACAGACGTCTTTGGGTATGGTATAATGCTTCTGGAGCTAATCACTGGACAAAGGGCTTTTGACTTGGCTCGACTtgcaaatgatgatgatgttatgTTGCTGGATTGG GTAAAAGGACTTCTGAAAGAAAAGAAGCTAGAAATGCTGGTTGATCCTGATCTCCATAGCAATTACATAGATGCTGAGGTAGAACAGTTAATCCAGGTTGCACTGCTTTGCTCACAAGGTTCCCCTATGGACCGGCCTAAGATGTCAGAAGTGGTGCGAATGCTTGAAGGTGATGGCTTGGCAGAAAGATGGGATGAGTGGCAAAAGGTGGAAGTTCTGCGCCAGGAAGTGGAGTTGGCCCCTCATCCCAATTCCGATTGGATTGTTGACTCAACTGAAAATCTACATGCAGTTGAGTTATCTGGTCCAAGGTGA
- the LOC114383860 gene encoding PXMP2/4 family protein 4-like, producing MSLHIRHVPRATMASRHIPKRFFLATPLPHLRRFRLTRMHFHHKAPPHQRASLSLPRFSSSSSSSSSSSSSSSSSSSPSGKSHKFGFVGWYMRMLQTYPLVTKSVTSSLVFAAADFTSQIITLPSFPASYDLMRTSRMAIYGLLILGPVQHKWFNFLSKIIPKTDVLSTLKKILLGQAIFGPIINTVFFSYNGVLQGEGVPEVIARLKRDLLPTLLGGAMFWPVCDFVTFRFVPVQLQPLLNSACAYAWTIYLTYMANQPSVSNT from the exons ATGAGCCTCCACATTCGTCACGTTCCACGCGCCACCATGGCCTCAAGACACATTCCCAAACGCTTCTTCCTCGCCACCCCGCTTCCGCATCTTCGACGCTTCCGCCTCACCAGAATGCATTTCCACCACAAAGCGCCACCGCACCAACGCGCTTCTCTCTCGCTACCGCGAttctcctcctcttcttcatcttcttcatcatcgtcgtcatcttcttcttcttcttcttctccgtctGGCAAGTCTCACAAGTTCGGGTTCGTGGGATGGTATATGCGCATGCTCCAAACTTATCCTCTCGTCACCAAGAGCGTAACGTCGTCGCTTGTTTTCGCCGCTGCTGACTTCACTTCCCAG ATTATTACATTGCCCAGTTTTCCTGCTTCATATGATTTAATGAGGACGTCCCGAATGGCAATATATGGGTTGCTAATATTGGGGCCAGTACAGCATAAGTGGTTTAATTTTCTATCCAAAATTATACCGAAGACAGATGTGCTATCAACcttgaagaaaattttattgGGGCAAGCTATATTTGGTCCTATCATCAATActgttttcttctcttataatgGTGTTCTTCAAG GTGAAGGTGTGCCTGAAGTCATTGCCAGATTGAAGAGAGATCTACTTCCTACACTATTAGGCGGTGCTATGTTTTGGCCTGTATGTGATTTTGTTACCTTCAGATTCGTTCCAGTCCAGTTACAG CCACTGCTGAATAGTGCCTGCGCCTATGCATGGACCATATATTTAACATACATGGCAAACCAACCGAGTGTGAGCAATACCTAG